A region of Homo sapiens chromosome 17, GRCh38.p14 Primary Assembly DNA encodes the following proteins:
- the ORMDL3 gene encoding ORM1-like protein 3: MNVGTAHSEVNPNTRVMNSRGIWLSYVLAIGLLHIVLLSIPFVSVPVVWTLTNLIHNMGMYIFLHTVKGTPFETPDQGKARLLTHWEQMDYGVQFTASRKFLTITPIVLYFLTSFYTKYDQIHFVLNTVSLMSVLIPKLPQLHGVRIFGINKY; encoded by the exons ATGAATGTGGGCACAGCGCACAGCGAGGTGAACCCCAACACGCGGGTGATGAACAGCCGTGGCATCTGGCTCTCCTACGTGCTGGCCATCGGTCTCCTCCACATCGTGCTGCTGAGCATCCCGTTTGTGAGTGTCCCTGTCGTCTGGACCCTCACCAACCTCATTCACAACATG GGCATGTATATCTTCCTGCACACGGTGAAGGGGACACCCTTTGAGACCCCGGACCAGGGCAAGGCGAGGCTGCTAACCCACTGGGAGCAGATGGATTATGGGGTCCAGTTCACGGCCTCTCGGAAGTTCTTGACCATCACACCCATCGTGCT GTACTTCCTCACCAGCTTCTACACTAAGTACGACCAGATCCATTTTGTGCTCAACACCGTGTCCCTGATGAGCGTGCTTATCCCCAAGCTGCCCCAGCTCCACGGAGTCCGGATTTTTGGAATCAATAAGTACTGA